TAAATAATTGGAAGGCAAAGCAAATCCTAAATCATTTCCCTCTCTGTGAATAAACGTATTGACACCAATCACTCTGCCCGAATTATCCACCAAAGGTCCTCCACTATTCCCTGGATTAATGGCTGCATCTACTTGAATATAATTTATTCCGTTATGCAGTCGTTTTGCCTTTGAAATAATTCCTTGTGTAGTCGTATATTTCAAACCATAAGGATGTCCGATAGCTACGATTTGCTCTCCATCTCTGATTACTTCTTTCGAATAATCCACATTTGGCATACTGTCTTCTTTCTCTGAAATAGGCGCAACCAAAAAAGCCAAATCCAGACGAGGGTCTATAAAACAAACTTCTGAAAGCTGTTTAGGAATATTTTTTCCACTGATGGCTACTTCCGAACAGCCTTCTATGACATGGTAGTTGGTTACAATAATATCGTGTTTACGAAGGTAAAAACCTGTTCCCGAACCTTTTGGTGTAGCAATCTGGATGACTACTTCTTTATAAATCTCTATGGTCTGATACATATATTTCCTATGATACTGATTTGGCAGTTTAAGTTACTCAAAAATAACGTTCTTTTTTATACTTGTTTTATAAATGCCTTATAAATTTGTAGAAGCAATAAGATAAATCAGTAAAATTTACTTTGTCAAAAGTCTTTTTCTAGCTAAATTACAGTTATGAAACACTATACAAAAAAAATATTTCTTTTCTCTTTCTTAGTAACTATTCTTTTATCTATCGGTGGCTGTGTGAGTTGGTGGCAAGATTGGAATGCTCCAAAAACGATGCTCCAAAAGCGAAAATTGATAGAATCTAGCTTGGTTTTGCTACACAATAACAATAATTACATTCCTCTACAACGTCTCTCTAAAGACAGAAAAGTAGTAGTTCATCTTTCAGAAAAATCATTTGATATTTTTAACCAAACTATCAATCTGTATGCAGATTTCAAAACTTTCCATATTCCTCCTTCAAAAGATTCTTTAGAACTTGTTGCTGACTTTGAATCATTAGAGAACTTTGAAGAATATATCTTTTTAGTGGAAAAAAGTAAAAAGACGGATTCTGTTTCTTCATTTTTAATGAAAAGAATCAGTAGTCTCAATACTTCAAAATCAGTTTCAATAGTGGTTTTTGAAAACAAAAGTTTCATAGAAAAACATCAAAAGCAGCTTTTAAAAACAAATGCACTTCTTTTCTGTCCTGTCTATAATTCTCTTTCAGAAGAGCTTTCAGCACAGCTTCTTTGTGGAGGAATAGGAGCAAGGGGAACGTTAGAAGAAGAAATACTGCCAAACTTTGAAGAAGGCGCAGGGATTTTTACGCAAAAAAATAGATTAAAATACACTATTCCAGAAGAAGTGGGTGTAAAATCACAAGATTTACAACTTATAGATACGCTTGTTTTGGAAGCTATGAGAGCAAAAGCGACACCTAGCGCACAGGTTTTGGTAGCCGTCAAGGGAAATGTAATTTATCAAAAAGCCTTTGGATTTCATACTTATGATTCGGTTCGAAAGGCTGAAAAAGATGATATTTATGATTTAGCTTCTGTTACCAAAATTTTGGCTTCTACAGCTGCTTATATGTCTGTTTATGATAAAAGTCGTCTGCCCTTAGACTCTACACTGTCTCATTTTTTGCCTTATTTTGCAGGAACAGACAAAGATACTTTAGTTTTGAAGGATATTCTGACTCACCAAGCCAAACTATATCCCTTTATAGACTTTGGAAGACAAGAGACACGTAATCATAAAGTTTTTCCACAAGATATTTTTAGAGACAAAAAAGAAAAAGGCTTCGAAACGGAGCTTTCAGAAAACTTGTTTGTTAAGACGGATTATTATAAGGAAAATAT
The DNA window shown above is from Bernardetia sp. and carries:
- a CDS encoding serine hydrolase domain-containing protein, which codes for MKHYTKKIFLFSFLVTILLSIGGCVSWWQDWNAPKTMLQKRKLIESSLVLLHNNNNYIPLQRLSKDRKVVVHLSEKSFDIFNQTINLYADFKTFHIPPSKDSLELVADFESLENFEEYIFLVEKSKKTDSVSSFLMKRISSLNTSKSVSIVVFENKSFIEKHQKQLLKTNALLFCPVYNSLSEELSAQLLCGGIGARGTLEEEILPNFEEGAGIFTQKNRLKYTIPEEVGVKSQDLQLIDTLVLEAMRAKATPSAQVLVAVKGNVIYQKAFGFHTYDSVRKAEKDDIYDLASVTKILASTAAYMSVYDKSRLPLDSTLSHFLPYFAGTDKDTLVLKDILTHQAKLYPFIDFGRQETRNHKVFPQDIFRDKKEKGFETELSENLFVKTDYYKENMLPTIAKSKLLSEKGYKYSDLGFVLTPEIIENLTEKEFSSFVQDNFYTPLSAPTLTFNPLEKFSRTRIVPTEYDSTYRKTLVWGRVHDEAAAMRGGVSGHAGLFGNANDVAKILQMFLNGGTYGETTFFKPTTIAEFTKCQFCEEGNRRGLGFDKPLLEWNMNGNTAKDASALSYGHFGFTGTMVWIDPANEMIFIFLSNRVYPTRESKMLMQLNTRTRIQQVIYDAMK